The Rhodothermia bacterium genome segment CCAGATAGAACATGGTCTTCTGAGGCGGCAGCCCTCGATCAACGTTCCAGAACAACTTGCCGTGAAGCGGGTGGATCCGCGTTTGCATGTCGTTCTGAATTGTGGAGCCATCTCGTGTCCCGCCTTTTTGCCCGTTCCACTAAGCAAAGGGGCCTTAGAACTACAACTCAAAAAAGCAATGGCGGCCTTCGTGAATGGGGCGCAACATTTCCGCTTGGACAAGCAAAAAAATGAATGGGTGATAACCTCATTGGTACAGTGGTTTGGTACGGACTTTGACCTTGCGGAAAAAAAAGGGGGAGATTTTTTATTGGGCTTTATGTCCACCAATCGCCCAGATTATGCTGCTTGGAAACGCCTTTTATCCAATAAAGACGGTAAAACCTTGGCAGGATTGACGGTTTTTGAAGGAAAGAAGGTACGGTTTGTCTATAATTGGCAACCCAATCGCGGCGATTAATTCACGTCTCCGCCCTAAAAGGGGCAGTGTAATCGAAACCAACCACCAACCCCTAAAAACCAAATCACGTTGAAAAACAGAAAAAAGGCATCCCCTCTGAAGCGAAGAGATGCCCTTTTAAAAAAATAATGTCGTTATTAGGCTTTTTATTTTTCGGAGAGTTTGCCATTAGACAAGTTGCCAAGTCCTTTTTTGCGCAT includes the following:
- a CDS encoding DUF547 domain-containing protein, translating into MMLHRKMKVFYLFLLMAFMGVNPILAQPKSRANGAVPSVNWVQTYGDLLAKVVTKDGRIRYHVLKKEEPAFHSVLRSIETFDAKKLRTDEDKLAFWADAYNLLMLKNLLDAPDVKDIIASGKADAFFKTPFLVAGNALSLDQIEHGLLRRQPSINVPEQLAVKRVDPRLHVVLNCGAISCPAFLPVPLSKGALELQLKKAMAAFVNGAQHFRLDKQKNEWVITSLVQWFGTDFDLAEKKGGDFLLGFMSTNRPDYAAWKRLLSNKDGKTLAGLTVFEGKKVRFVYNWQPNRGD